In one Bradyrhizobium cosmicum genomic region, the following are encoded:
- a CDS encoding protein-L-isoaspartate O-methyltransferase family protein — MSGFSTARLKMVDGQVRTSDVTDRNVLDAMLTVPREVFVPESRRALAYLDLDLDVSEAAAKRFLIKPQLTGKLLQAAEIGEADNVLVVGCATGYLAALTAKLARQVTATESDSALAAKAGDACASLGLANVTVKAAACAEGYPSAGPYDVIILNGAVEVTPEGLLGQLKDGGRLVGVSAESRPPRAMIVTHTHGEFGHRALFDAAAPVLPGLERAAAFVF, encoded by the coding sequence ATGTCCGGTTTCTCGACCGCGCGCCTCAAAATGGTCGATGGCCAGGTGCGCACCAGTGACGTCACTGATCGCAATGTTCTCGATGCCATGCTTACAGTTCCGCGCGAAGTGTTCGTGCCGGAGTCCCGACGGGCATTGGCCTATCTCGACCTCGATCTCGATGTGAGCGAAGCTGCCGCCAAGCGCTTCCTGATCAAGCCGCAGCTGACCGGCAAACTGCTTCAGGCCGCCGAAATCGGCGAGGCGGACAACGTGCTGGTGGTCGGTTGCGCCACGGGCTATCTCGCCGCACTGACGGCCAAGCTCGCCCGCCAGGTCACTGCGACCGAATCCGATTCGGCCCTGGCTGCCAAAGCCGGGGATGCCTGTGCCTCCCTTGGGCTCGCCAACGTTACCGTCAAGGCGGCGGCCTGTGCCGAGGGCTATCCCTCCGCTGGTCCCTATGACGTGATCATCCTCAATGGCGCCGTCGAGGTGACGCCGGAAGGGCTGCTGGGGCAACTCAAGGACGGCGGCCGTCTGGTGGGGGTGTCTGCCGAATCCAGGCCGCCACGGGCCATGATCGTGACCCATACCCACGGCGAATTCGGCCATCGGGCGCTGTTCGATGCCGCGGCTCCGGTCCTTCCCGGGCTCGAACGGGCCGCCGCCTTCGTCTTCTGA